The Candidatus Binataceae bacterium genome segment CGATCGGGTGCGCAGCGAGCTGCTGAATGCGGGCGTCTTCGACGTGCCTGCATACATGATCGCAGGCGAGGTCTTCGTTGGCCGTGAGCACTTGCCCCTGATTCGAAATAGGCTCGGGTACCCTTGAAGACGAACCCACTCTCAGCTTCGTTCTTCAAGGAGCTGACGCGGCTGAATGGTTGTCGGAATGTGGGAAATATTCGAACATCAAGCGATCCCGATAGCTGACGAGATTGGCGTGTTTACCCATCGCCGCGCGCAGCGCGCTGCAGAGCGGCGGCGTCAGGATTGATGCGATCATTCCAAAGACGGTCGCGTCGGCGCCGCACGGCTGGCTGCCCATCAGGTAGGGCTTGTCACCGAACAGGGTGGCCAGTGAATCGATGTCAAAGGTCGCAAGCTTTGCGATTTTCGCCTTCGAAAGGCGGCCCAGGCCGTGGCCACGGAGGCGGGCGGCGTTCATCCGGCGCAGCGCGATTCTCGCGACAGGGCGCAGCGGTGCCGGGACTGCTCCGAACATCGTCGCCACGCCGTCTAGGAAATTTGCGCGATCCAGCCATCGGCTCTCGAGCATTGCGAAGTAGAGGTGGTCTTCGCACATTC includes the following:
- a CDS encoding glutathione S-transferase family protein, whose amino-acid sequence is MITLHRFGPFLGAPDSSPFVIKTMMLLKLAGLEYREVQSNPFNAPLRFLPYIEDEGVTVADSTLIRHHLEQKYGRDFDACLSTQQKALAWAIERMCEDHLYFAMLESRWLDRANFLDGVATMFGAVPAPLRPVARIALRRMNAARLRGHGLGRLSKAKIAKLATFDIDSLATLFGDKPYLMGSQPCGADATVFGMIASILTPPLCSALRAAMGKHANLVSYRDRLMFEYFPHSDNHSAASAP